Proteins from one Setaria italica strain Yugu1 chromosome V, Setaria_italica_v2.0, whole genome shotgun sequence genomic window:
- the LOC101757730 gene encoding linoleate 9S-lipoxygenase 2, with protein sequence MFGGIIGGLTGNKNGRLNGSVVLMRKSVLGFDVTSMGATVIDNIGEFLGRGVTCQLISSTVVDPNNGNRGKVCAEASLEQWLTSLPSLTSSESKFGVTFEWEVEKLGVPGAIIVKNNHASEFFLKTITLDDVPGRGTIVFVANSWVYPQSKYRYSRVFFANDTYLPSQMPAALKPYRDDELRNLRGDDQQGPYQEHDRVYRYDVYNDLGLPDSGNPRPTLGGSGDLPYPRRCRTGREPTKSDPSCESRLTLVEGDIYVPRDERFGHIKKSDFYGYAIKALVNAVVPAIRTYVDLSPGEFDSFGDIIRLYEGGIKLPEIPALEELRKQFPLQLVKDVLPVGGDYLLKLPMPQIIKEDKTAWMTDEEFGREILAGVNPMLIRRLTEFPPRSTLDPSKYGDHTSTITAAHIERNLEGLTVQQALDGNRLYILDHHDNFMPFLLKFNSLNGNFIYATRTLLFLRSDGTLAPVAIELSLPELKDGLTTAKSTVYTPTSTTGAEAWVWHLAKAYANVNDYCWHQLISHWLNTHAVMEPFVIATNRQLSVAHPVHKLLLPHYRDTMNINSNARQMLVNAGGIFETTVFPRKYTFEMSSVIYKNWNFTEQALPDDLIKRGMAVADPSSRYKVRLLIEDYPYASDGLAIWHAIEQWVTEYLAIYYPNDGVLHADVELQAWWKEVREVGHADIKDASWWPKMQTVAELAKACATIIWIASALHAAVNFGQYPYAGYLPNRPSVSRKPMPVPGTEEYAELERNPEKVFVRTITSQFQALVGISLLEILSSHSSDEVYLGQRDTPEWTSDAKAQEAFKRFGARLTEIEKRAMTMNADPRLKNRNGPAKFPYTLLYPNTSDKKGDAAGITAKGIPNSISI encoded by the exons ATGTTCGGAGGGATCATCGGGGGTCTGACCGGGAACAAGAATGGCCGGCTCAACGGCTCGGTGGTGCTCATGCGCAAGAGCGTCCTCGGCTTTGACGTCACCAGCATGGGCGCCACCGTCATCGACAACATCGGCGAGTTCCTCGGCCGCGGCGTCACCTGCCAGCTCATCAGCTCCACCGTCGTCGACCCAA ACAACGGCAACCGCGGCAAGGTGTGCGCGGAGGCGAGCCTGGAGCAGTGGCTGACGTCCCTGCCGTCGCTGACGTCCAGCGAGTCCAAGTTCGGCGTGACGTTCGAGTGGGAGGTGGAGAAGCTGGGCGTGCCGGGCGCCATCATCGTAAAGAACAACCACGCCTCCGAGTTCTTCCTCAAGACCATCACCCTCGACGACGTCCCCGGCCGCGGCACCATCGTCTTCGTCGCCAACTCATGGGTCTACCCGCAGTCCAAGTACCGCTACAGCCGCGTCTTCTTCGCCAACGAC ACGTACCTGCCGAGCCAGATGCCGGCGGCGCTCAAGCCCTACCGCGACGACGAGCTCCGGAACCTCCGGGGCGACGACCAGCAGGGCCCGTACCAGGAACACGACCGCGTCTACCGCTACGACGTCTACAACGACCTCGGCCTGCCCGACTCCGGCAACCCGCGCCCCACCCTCGGCGGCTCCGGGGACCTCCCCTACCCGCGTCGCTGCCGCACCGGCCGGGAGCCCACCAAATCCG ACCCCAGCTGCGAGAGCAGGCTGACGCTGGTCGAGGGCGACATCTACGTGCCGCGCGACGAGCGGTTCGGGCACATCAAGAAGTCGGACTTCTACGGCTACGCGATCAAGGCGCTGGTGAACGCCGTCGTGCCTGCCATTCGCACCTACGTGGACCTCTCGCCCGGCGAGTTCGACTCCTTCGGGGACATCATCAGGCTCTACGAGGGCGGAATCAAACTGCCCGAGATCCCTGCCCTCGAGGAGCTGCGGAAGCAGTTCCCGCTCCAGCTCGTCAAGGATGTCCTCCCCGTCGGCGGCGACTACCTCCTCAAGCTCCCCATGCCGCAAATCATTAAAG AGGACAAGACAGCTTGGATGACCGACGAGGAGTTTGGACGGGAGATTCTCGCCGGCGTCAACCCCATGCTCATCAGACGTCTCACC GAATTCCCTCCGAGAAGCACTCTTGACCCGAGCAAGTACGGCGACCACACGAGCACCATCACGGCGGCGCACATCGAGAGGAACCTCGAGGGCCTCACCGTGCAGCAGGCGCTCGACGGCAACCGGCTCTACATCCTGGATCACCACGACAACTTCATGCCATTCCTGCTCAAATTCAACAGCCTAAACGGCAACTTCATCTACGCAACGAGGACCCTACTGTTCCTGCGCTCCGACGGCACGCTCGCGCCGGTGGCCATCGAGCTGAGCCTACCCGAGCTTAAGGACGGCCTGACCACCGCGAAGAGCACGGTGTACACGCCCACGTCGACGACCGGCGCCGAGGCGTGGGTGTGGCACCTCGCCAAAGCCTACGCCAACGTGAACGACTACTGCTGGCACCAGCTGATCAGCCACTGGCTCAACACCCACGCCGTGATGGAGCCCTTCGTCATCGCCACCAACCGGCAGCTCAGCGTGGCGCACCCCGTGCacaagctgctgctgccccACTACCGCGACACCATGAACATCAACTCCAACGCGCGCCAGATGCTCGTCAACGCCGGCGGCATCTTCGAGACGACTGTCTTCCCCCGCAAATACACCTTCGAGATGTCCTCCGTCATCTATAAGAACTGGAACTTCACCGAGCAGGCTCTCCCCGACGACCTAATCAAGAG AGGCATGGCGGTGGCCGACCCATCGAGCCGGTACAAGGTGCGGCTTCTGATTGAGGACTACCCGTACGCGTCCGACGGGCTGGCGATCTGGCACGCCATCGAGCAGTGGGTGACGGAGTACCTGGCCATCTACTACCCCAACGACGGCGTGCTCCATGCCGACGTCGAGCTGCAGGCATGGTGGAAGGAGGTGCGTGAGGTCGGGCACGCCGACATCAAGGACGCTTCCTGGTGGCCCAAGATGCAGACGGTGGCGGAGCTGGCCAAAGCCTGCGCCACCATCATCTGGATCGCGTCGGCGCTCCACGCCGCCGTCAACTTCGGGCAGTACCCATACGCGGGGTACCTCCCGAACCGGCCGTCGGTTAGCCGGAAGCCGATGCCGGTGCCAGGCACGGAGGAGTACGCGGAGCTGGAGCGCAACCCGGAGAAGGTGTTCGTGCGCACCATCACGAGCCAGTTCCAGGCCCTCGTCGGCATCTCGCTGCTGGAGATCCTGTCCAGCCACTCCTCCGACGAGGTGTACCTGGGCCAGCGCGACACGCCGGAGTGGACGTCGGATGCCAAGGCGCAGGAGGCGTTCAAGCGGTTCGGAGCGCGGCTCACGGAGATAGAGAAACGTGCGATGACCATGAACGCCGATCCGCGGCTCAAGAACCGCAACGGCCCGGCCAAGTTCCCCTACACTCTGCTCTACCCCAACACCTCCGACAAGAAGGGCGACGCCGCTGGCATCACTGCCAAGGGCATCCCCAATAGCATATCCATCTGA
- the LOC101758142 gene encoding linoleate 9S-lipoxygenase 2: protein MFGVKIPIIDDLTGGNKHGHLNGNVVLMRKNVLDVNSIAGSLIDGISEFLGRGVTCQLISSTVVDPNNGNRGKVGAEASLEQWLLNPPPLLAGENQFSVTFDWEVEKHGVPGAIIVTNNHASEFFLKTITLDNVPGRGTVVFVANSWVYPQSKYRYNRVFFANDTYLPSQMPAALKPYRDDELRNLRGDDQQGPYQAHDRVYRYDVYNDLGNPDGGNPRPTLGGSKHHPYPRRGRTGRRPTETDHDCESRLTLLDDDVYVPRDERFGHIKSADFLGYSIKALVDGIVPALKGYVGVEFNSFKDIIRLYEGGIKVPDVPALEEIRKQFPLQLIKDLMPVGGDFLLKLPMPKIIKEDKKAWMSDDEFAREILAGVNPMIIKRLTEFPPKSTLDPSKYGDHTSTITAAHIERNLEGLTVQQALESNRLYVVDHHDHYMPFLVEINNLDDNFIYATRTLLFLRGDGTLAPVAIELSLPELRDGITAAKSTVYTPTSTTGAEAWVWHLAKAYVNVNDYCWHQGISHWLNTHAVMEPFIIATNRQLSVTHPVHKLLLPHYRDTMNINALARQKLINAGGIFEMTVFPRKYAIEISSKVYGSWSFADQALPNDLVKRGMAVEDPSSPYKVRLLIEDYPYASDGLAIWHAIEQWVAEYLAIYYPDDGVLQADAELQAWWKEAREVGHADLKDEPWWPRMTTVAELTRACATIIWIASALHAAVNFGQYPYCGYHPNRPSVSRRPMPAPGTEEYAELERDPERFFVRSITCQFQAVVGISLLEILSSHSSDEVYLGQRDTPGWTSDARAQEAFKRFGARLAEIEKRVEAMNADPRLKNRNSPAKFPYTLLSPNVSDRENAGVTARGIPNSISI from the exons ACAACGGGAACCGCGGCAAGGTGGGCGCGGAGGCGAGCCTGGAGCAGTGGCTGCTgaacccgccgccgcttctcgcCGGCGAGAACCAGTTCAGCGTCACGTTCGACTGGGAGGTGGAGAAGCACGGCGTCCCCGGCGCCATCATCGTCACGAACAACCACGCCTCCGAGTTCTTCCTCAAGACCATCACCCTCGACAACGTCCCCGGCCGCGGCACCGTCGTCTTCGTCGCCAACTCATGGGTCTACCCCCAGTCCAAGTACCGCTACAACCGCGTCTTCTTCGCCAACGAC ACGTACCTGCCGAGCCAGATGCCGGCGGCGCTCAAGCCCTACCGCGACGACGAGCTCCGGAACCTCCGGGGCGACGACCAGCAGGGCCCGTACCAGGCGCACGACCGCGTCTACCGCTACGACGTCTACAACGACCTCGGCAACCCGGACGGCGGCAACCCGCGCCCCACCCTGGGGGGCTCCAAGCACCACCCCTaccctcgccgcggccgcacGGGCCGGAGGCCCACGGAGACGGACCACGACTGCGAGAGCAGGCTCACGCTGCTGGATGACGACGTCTACGTGCCGCGCGACGAGCGCTTCGGCCACATCAAGTCGGCCGACTTCCTCGGCTACTCCATCAAGGCGCTCGTCGACGGCATCGTGCCGGCGCTCAAGGGCTACGTCGGCGTCGAGTTCAACTCCTTCAAGGATATTATCCGGCTGTACGAGGGAGGCATCAAGGTGCCCGACGTCCCCGCGCTCGAGGAGATCCGCAAGCAGTTCCCGCTCCAGCTCATCAAGGACCTCATGCCCGTCGGCGGCGACTTCCTCCTCAAGCTCCCCATGCCCAAGATCATCAAAG AGGACAAGAAAGCTTGGATGAGCGATGATGAGTTCGCCAGGGAGATACTCGCCGGCGTGAACCCCATGATCATCAAGCGTCTCACG GAGTTCCCTCCGAAAAGCACGCTGGACCCGAGCAAGTACGGCGACCATACGAGCACCATCACGGCGGCGCACATCGAGAGGAACCTGGAGGGCCTGACCGTGCAGCAGGCGCTGGAGAGCAACCGGCTGTACGTAGTTGACCACCACGACCACTACATGCCGTTCCTGGTCGAGATCAACAACCTGGACGACAACTTCATCTACGCCACCCGGACGCTGCTGTTCCTCCGCGGCGACGGCACGCTGGCGCCGGTGGCCATCGAGCTCAGCCTCCCTGAGCTCCGCGACGGCATCACCGCCGCCAAGAGCACTGTGTACACGCCCACGTCCACCACCGGCGCCGAGGCGTGGGTGTGGCACCTCGCCAAGGCCTACGTGAACGTGAACGACTACTGCTGGCACCAGGGCATCAGCCACTGGCTCAACACCCACGCCGTGATGGAGCCCTTCATCATCGCCACCAACCGGCAGCTCAGCGTGACGCACCCCGTGCACAAGCTGCTCCTCCCGCACTACCGCGACACCATGAACATCAACGCCCTCGCGCGCCAGAAGCTCATCAACGCCGGCGGCATCTTCGAGATGACCGTCTTCCCTCGCAAGTACGCGATCGAGATCTCCTCCAAGGTCTACGGGAGCTGGAGCTTCGCCGACCAGGCCCTCCCCAACGACCTCGTCAAGAGAGGCATGGCCGTCGAGGATCCCTCGAGCCCGTACAAGGTGCGGCTGCTGATCGAGGACTACCCGTACGCGTCGGACGGGCTGGCGATCTGGCACGCCATCGAGCAGTGGGTGGCTGAGTACCTGGCCATCTACTACCCCGACGACGGCGTGCTCCAGGCCGACGCCGAGCTGCAGGCGTGGTGGAAGGAGGCGCGCGAGGTTGGGCACGCCGACCTCAAGGACGAGCCGTGGTGGCCGAGGATGACGACGGTGGCGGAGCTGACCAGGGCCTGCGCCACCATCATATGGATCGCGTCGGCGCTGCACGCCGCCGTCAACTTCGGGCAGTACCCCTACTGCGGGTACCACCCGAACCGGCCGTCGGTTAGCCGGAGGCCGATGCCGGCGCCGGGCACGGAGGAGTACGCGGAGCTGGAGCGCGACCCGGAGAGGTTCTTCGTGCGCTCCATCACCTGCCAGTTCCAGGCCGTGGTGGGGATCTCGCTGCTGGAGATCCTGTCCAGCCACTCCTCCGACGAGGTGTACCTCGGCCAGCGGGACACGCCGGGGTGGACGTCGGACGCCAGGGCGCAGGAGGCGTTCAAGAGGTTCGGCGCGCGGCTGGCCGAGATCGAGAAGCGCGTGGAGGCCATGAACGCGGACCCCCGGCTCAAGAACCGCAACAGCCCGGCAAAGTTCCCGTACACGCTGCTCTCCCCCAACGTCTCCGACCGCGAGAACGCCGGCGTCACCGCCAGGGGCATCCCCAACAGCATCTCCATCTGA
- the LOC101757325 gene encoding anthocyanin regulatory R-S protein, producing MALPASPVQEELQPESQLRNHLAAAVRSINWTYALFWSISSTQPGFLTWTDGFYNGEVKTRKIVNSAELTADQLVMQRSEQLRELYEALLSGECDRRAARPVASLSPEDLGDTELYYVVCMTYAFRPGQGLPGRSFASNERVWMWNSHLADSKAFPRALLAKSTSIQTIVCIPLMSGVLELGTTDAVVEDPSLVSRATASFCEMQFPACSQEPSSSPSANETGKPADIIVFEDLDHIAMEAMIAGGQELGEAESLSDGSLEQITKEIDEFYSLCEEMDVQPLEDTWIMDGSFEVPSSQQPAPGPATTNAAATSSALVDGSRATSFTAWARPESDSNEVAVPVVEEPQKLLKKAVAGGAWAANNGGGGTTRMAQESGVKNHVMSERKRREKLNEMFLVLKSLVPSIHKVDKASILAETIAYLKELQRRVQELESSREPIISRPSETTRATRRHDDEAVRKKVCAAGSKRKGSELGGDVEREHHPRALSKDSTSNVTVTVSDKEVLVEVQCRWEELLMTRVFDAIKSLQLDVLSVQASAPDGFMGLKIRAQFAGSAAVVPWMISEALRKAIGKR from the exons ATGGCACTACCAGCTTCCCCAGTTCAGGAAGAACTGCAGCCGGAGAGTCAATTGAGGAACCATCTTGCTGCAGCCGTGAGGAGCATCAACTGGACTTATGCCCTCTTCTGGTCCATTTCAAGCACTCAGCCAGG ATTCCTAACGTGGACGGATGGGTTCTACAACGGCGAGGTGAAGACGAGGAAGATCGTCAACTCTGCGGAGCTGACCGCCGACCAGCTCGTCATGCAGCGAAGCGAGCAGCTGCGGGAGCTCTACGAGGCCCTCCTCTCCGGCGAGTGCGAccgccgggcggcgcggccggtcgCCTCGCTGTCGCCGGAGGACCTCGGCGACACCGAATTGTACTACGTGGTCTGCATGACCTACGCCTTCCGGCCAGGCCAAGG GTTGCCGGGAAGGAGCTTTGCTAGCAACGAACGTGTCTGGATGTGGAACTCTCACCTCGCCGACAGCAAAGCCTTCCCCCGCGCGCTCCTGGCGAAG AGCACGTCCATTCAG ACAATCGTCTGCATCCCGCTCATGAGCGGCGTGCTTGAGCTGGGGACAACTGATGCG GTGGTGGAGGATCCAAGCTTGGTCAGCCGAGCCACTGCATCTTTCTGCGAGATGCAGTTTCCGGCATGCTCGCAGGAGCCGAGCTCCAGCCCGTCAGCAAACGAAACCGGCAAGCCCGCCGACATTATCGTGTTCGAGGACCTCGATCACATTGCCATGGAAGCGATGATCGCCGGCGGACAGGAGCTAGGCGAAGCGGAGAGCCTGTCAGATGGAAGCCTCGAGCAAATCACCAAGGAGATCGACGAATTCTACAGCCTCTGCGAGGAAATGGACGTGCAGCCACTCGAGGATACCTGGATCATGGACGGGTCTTTCGAAGTCCCCTCTTCGCAgcagccggcgccggggcctgcTACTActaacgccgccgccacctcaagCGCTCTCGTTGACGGCTCTCGCGCGACGAGCTTTACGGCCTGGGCGAGGCCGGAGTCGGACTCCAATGAAGTGGCTGTGCCGGTCGTCGAAGAGCCACagaagctgctgaagaaagCGGTGGCCGGCGGAGCTTGGGCGGcgaacaatggcggcggcggcacgacgAGAATGGCCCAAGAAAGTGGCGTCAAGAACCACGTCATGTCGGAGAGGAAGCGCCGGGAGAAGCTCAACGAGATGTTCCTCGTTCTCAAGTCATTGGTTCCCTCCATTCACAAG GTGGACAAAGCATCGATCCTTGCCGAAACGATAGCGTACCTCAAGGAGCTTCAACGAAGGGTACAAGAGCTAGAATCCAGCAGGGAACCCATAATCTCGCGCCCATCCGAAACAACGAGGGCAACAAGGCGCCATGACGATGAGGCCGTCAGGAAGAAAGTCTGTGCCGCGGGCTCCAAGAGGAAGGGCTCGGAGCTCGGCGGTGACGTGGAGAGGGAGCACCACCCACGGGCCCTCTCCAAGGACAGCACCAGCAACGTCACCGTCACCGTCTCGGACAAGGAGGTGCTCGTGGAGGTGCAGTGCCGGTGGGAAGAGCTTCTGATGACGCGAGTGTTCGACGCCATCAAGAGCCTGCAACTGGACGTTCTCTCGGTTCAGGCATCGGCACCGGATGGGTTCATGGGGCTGAAGATACGGGCTCAG TTTGCCGGCTCAGCTGCCGTTGTGCCGTGGATGATCAGCGAGGCCCTCCGTAAAGCTATAGGGAAGCGATGA